A window of Eubacteriaceae bacterium ES3 contains these coding sequences:
- a CDS encoding RNA polymerase sigma factor, producing MNLFLTMVVPPETEPTSELDEGLFLKIAENDMEAFETFYRQTERTLYAFILSIIKNHDEALDLLQDTYLKVRAAAHLYKPMGKPMAWVFTIARNLTISRIRKQTKNENGQVNEIENDLNFSYVTDPEDRLVLQTALKILNEEEREVILLHAISGFTHRELAENLNLPISTVLSKYHRGLKKLKKHLLEKGVKR from the coding sequence ATGAATCTTTTTCTGACCATGGTGGTACCACCGGAGACAGAGCCAACCAGTGAACTTGACGAAGGCCTGTTTTTAAAAATTGCAGAAAATGATATGGAGGCCTTTGAAACCTTCTATCGACAGACTGAGCGTACCCTGTATGCCTTTATCCTGTCGATTATCAAAAACCACGATGAAGCTCTGGATCTGCTCCAGGATACCTATTTAAAGGTGCGGGCGGCGGCCCACCTCTATAAGCCCATGGGCAAACCCATGGCCTGGGTCTTTACCATCGCCAGGAACTTAACGATAAGTCGAATCCGCAAGCAGACAAAAAACGAGAACGGACAGGTTAATGAAATAGAGAATGATTTAAATTTTTCCTACGTCACCGATCCCGAGGACCGGCTGGTATTACAGACCGCCCTTAAGATTCTAAACGAAGAGGAAAGAGAAGTTATTCTTCTCCATGCCATTTCCGGTTTTACCCACCGGGAGCTCGCCGAGAACCTTAATCTGCCTATTTCCACTGTTTTATCCAAATATCATCGGGGTCTTAAAAAACTTAAAAAACACCTGTTGGAAAAGGGGGTGAAACGATGA
- a CDS encoding sigma-70 family RNA polymerase sigma factor — MYDTLTLIKSARSQDSQSRLLLIRQYTPLLYSMGQKYNLNNLPPEDLISEGIVVLLMTINDYDPSLKVPFGAYLKKQLFYHWVEKAKKFRYTSSLDEIKPDSEGLTLLESLCDPDLLIESRYSTQELLKTLSELLKKLRPRQVWLLNEVYARGRSLNELAQEAGCSANALSQMHRRLLKQLRAELCDAGFSHRPN, encoded by the coding sequence ATGTATGATACCCTGACGCTTATAAAAAGCGCGCGTTCACAGGACAGCCAGTCCAGGCTGTTACTGATCAGACAGTATACACCCCTTTTATATTCTATGGGGCAAAAGTATAACCTTAATAATCTCCCTCCCGAAGATCTGATTTCTGAGGGGATTGTGGTTCTTTTAATGACCATAAATGATTATGACCCGTCATTAAAGGTTCCTTTCGGCGCCTATCTTAAAAAACAATTATTCTATCACTGGGTCGAAAAGGCCAAGAAATTTCGCTATACCTCTTCCCTGGATGAAATAAAGCCTGATTCCGAGGGCCTCACCCTGCTTGAAAGCCTGTGTGACCCTGACCTGCTAATTGAAAGCCGTTACAGCACCCAGGAGCTGTTAAAAACCCTGAGCGAGCTGCTAAAAAAACTCCGGCCCCGTCAGGTCTGGCTTTTAAACGAGGTTTATGCCAGAGGCAGAAGCTTAAATGAACTGGCCCAAGAAGCCGGCTGTTCGGCCAATGCCCTGTCGCAGATGCACCGCCGTCTGCTTAAACAGCTGAGAGCGGAGCTTTGTGATGCCGGCTTTTCCCATCGTCCCAACTGA
- a CDS encoding CpsB/CapC family capsule biosynthesis tyrosine phosphatase: MIDIHTHILPGVDDGARNFEESLKMLKKAESIGFDALVCSPHFHEDKEMTITACENNLLIKRLKKAAKAEGINIFLFPGNEVFYSPHIMEDIDKSLFISLNKSRYFLVEGNRHKLDCHNFERFLINLKAKGYTPIIAHPERYSCIQENPNILARMIGHGCYAQLNLLSLIGFHGDQAQDTAEILLTHQMVHFAASDAHKPRYYESMPKALDMAAELIGEVELDRLMDKNPKRLLVNEAIHLPEPYMVELKPKRTSLLWGFFKKSQV, encoded by the coding sequence TTGATTGATATACATACCCATATATTGCCCGGAGTTGATGACGGGGCCAGAAATTTTGAAGAAAGTTTAAAGATGTTGAAGAAGGCTGAGAGCATTGGTTTTGATGCCCTGGTCTGCAGCCCGCATTTCCATGAGGATAAGGAGATGACCATCACGGCCTGTGAGAATAATCTTTTAATCAAGCGGTTAAAAAAAGCCGCCAAGGCAGAAGGGATTAATATTTTTCTTTTTCCCGGCAATGAAGTCTTTTATTCGCCTCATATTATGGAAGATATCGATAAAAGTCTGTTTATCAGCCTGAACAAAAGCCGATACTTTTTAGTGGAAGGCAACCGTCATAAGCTGGACTGCCATAATTTCGAACGCTTTCTGATTAATCTTAAGGCCAAAGGCTACACACCTATTATCGCCCACCCGGAACGCTACTCCTGCATTCAGGAAAACCCCAATATTCTGGCCCGGATGATTGGTCATGGCTGTTATGCCCAGCTTAATCTTCTTAGCCTGATCGGCTTTCATGGCGATCAGGCCCAGGATACAGCCGAAATCCTTTTAACCCACCAGATGGTTCATTTTGCTGCATCAGACGCCCATAAACCCAGGTACTATGAGTCCATGCCCAAAGCCCTGGACATGGCTGCAGAACTGATTGGTGAGGTAGAACTTGACCGCCTGATGGACAAGAATCCCAAACGCCTACTGGTTAACGAAGCAATTCATCTGCCAGAACCTTATATGGTTGAGCTGAAACCTAAAAGAACAAGCTTACTCTGGGGCTTCTTTAAAAAAAGCCAGGTATAA
- the whiA gene encoding DNA-binding protein WhiA translates to MTFSAILKKDLSRLPLEHEAQTLAELAGIISAVGTVKIISLDDNPSTALSVKTENPAVATRTYQLLKKLYAYKASVEIQKTRKFRDHRNYLVTVADSQLARKIFNDTQSFAGDLSRRLNDNGAKAYLRGVFLGCGSVTNPEKTYHLELVSKTGEDFLQNIKTLLSGFEIRSNLIRRKNSSVLYIKESESVANFLNVIGAHRGLLEMENIRIVKEMRNDVNRQVNCETANLNKTVAAACDQIADIMVLKDHYGFKNLPKNLYAIAEVRLNYPDATIKELGQRLDPPVGKSGVYHRLKKLSELAQTVRNEKGLGE, encoded by the coding sequence ATGACATTTTCAGCAATTCTAAAAAAAGACTTATCCCGGCTGCCACTGGAGCATGAAGCCCAAACGCTGGCTGAACTGGCAGGGATTATCTCGGCGGTTGGGACGGTCAAAATCATAAGTCTTGACGACAACCCCAGTACGGCACTGTCGGTCAAAACAGAAAATCCGGCGGTGGCCACCCGCACCTACCAGCTGTTAAAAAAACTTTATGCCTATAAAGCCTCGGTGGAAATTCAAAAAACCAGAAAATTCAGAGACCATCGGAACTATCTGGTAACTGTAGCAGATTCACAGCTGGCTAGAAAAATATTTAACGATACCCAAAGCTTTGCTGGTGACTTAAGCAGGCGCTTAAATGATAATGGCGCTAAAGCTTATTTAAGAGGCGTCTTTTTAGGCTGTGGATCGGTAACTAACCCGGAAAAGACCTATCATCTGGAACTGGTATCTAAAACCGGTGAGGATTTTTTGCAGAATATAAAGACCTTGCTTTCCGGCTTCGAAATTCGATCCAATCTGATCAGGCGCAAAAATTCATCAGTCTTATATATAAAGGAAAGCGAATCTGTAGCCAACTTTTTAAATGTCATCGGTGCCCACCGGGGGCTTTTGGAAATGGAGAATATCCGGATTGTCAAGGAGATGCGCAATGATGTCAACAGACAGGTTAACTGCGAGACGGCCAACCTTAATAAGACCGTCGCTGCCGCCTGTGATCAGATTGCCGATATCATGGTTTTAAAAGACCATTACGGCTTTAAAAATTTGCCTAAAAATCTGTATGCTATTGCTGAAGTCAGGCTAAATTACCCTGATGCGACCATTAAGGAGCTGGGCCAGCGGCTGGACCCGCCAGTTGGCAAATCCGGTGTCTACCACCGGCTCAAAAAACTCTCGGAACTGGCTCAAACGGTCAGAAATGAAAAAGGATTAGGTGAATAG
- the yvcK gene encoding uridine diphosphate-N-acetylglucosamine-binding protein YvcK translates to MEMKEYIREFTLKDIVRVRNPRVVAIGGGTGLSVILRGLKKYTDRLSAIVTVGDDGGGSGMLREDLGILPPGDIRSCILALADDENIMQDLFNYRFPEGRMMGQSFGNLFLAAMNGISHDFYDAVRRTSDVLQIKGEVLPVTLSQMTLVAKLQNGAIVEGESAIPDQVIRQNSPINELSLKPQQISPLPETIEAIAEADLIIIGPGSLYTSIIPNLLVSGVARAIFDSRAKRFYIGNLMSQPGETSSFSQEDHVRAILSHLDPDEGRLFDYICANTGRLPVSIKEKYEKCDARTIFLDQEPLPGYTYIYDDFVTMESGYVRHDADLLAKRIFETYIG, encoded by the coding sequence ATGGAAATGAAAGAATATATTCGGGAGTTTACCTTGAAGGACATAGTCAGAGTCAGAAATCCCCGTGTTGTAGCCATTGGCGGGGGAACCGGGCTGTCTGTGATCCTGCGGGGACTAAAAAAATATACCGACCGGCTCTCAGCCATTGTAACAGTTGGCGATGATGGCGGCGGTTCGGGAATGCTCAGAGAAGATCTGGGTATACTGCCGCCGGGGGATATCAGATCCTGTATCCTGGCCCTGGCTGATGATGAGAATATCATGCAGGATTTGTTTAATTACCGTTTCCCGGAAGGCCGGATGATGGGCCAGTCCTTTGGCAATCTCTTTCTGGCAGCCATGAACGGGATCTCTCATGATTTTTATGATGCGGTTCGTCGAACCTCTGATGTTTTACAGATTAAGGGGGAAGTCCTGCCGGTGACCTTGTCGCAGATGACTCTGGTGGCCAAGCTTCAAAATGGTGCCATTGTTGAAGGGGAGTCGGCCATACCGGATCAGGTGATTCGACAGAACAGCCCGATTAATGAATTATCATTAAAACCCCAACAGATTAGTCCCCTGCCCGAAACCATTGAAGCGATTGCAGAAGCCGATCTGATTATAATCGGACCGGGAAGCCTCTATACCAGTATTATCCCAAATCTTTTAGTGTCCGGGGTGGCCAGGGCTATTTTCGACAGCCGGGCCAAACGTTTCTATATCGGCAATCTGATGAGCCAACCCGGCGAGACCAGCAGTTTTTCGCAGGAAGACCATGTTCGGGCCATCCTGTCCCATCTTGATCCCGATGAAGGACGGCTCTTTGATTATATCTGTGCCAATACCGGCCGGCTTCCGGTAAGTATTAAGGAAAAGTACGAAAAATGCGACGCTCGGACCATTTTCCTGGATCAGGAGCCGCTGCCCGGCTATACCTATATCTACGATGACTTTGTCACCATGGAAAGCGGCTACGTGCGGCACGACGCCGATCTGTTAGCCAAACGCATCTTTGAAACCTATATTGGATGA
- the rapZ gene encoding RNase adapter RapZ, with the protein MENIIITGMSGAGKTQAMQILEELGFFCVDNLPPQLIPTFLELCQESAKNLDKVALVTDIRGEIFRDPSCEEKVYYQIKDQVRYFFLDARDDVLISRYQESRRSHPLSEISGSLIEAIARERQSLAYLKDLADVVIDTSEITTAELRETLLKALNREETQIKTKVKLYSFGYKYESPVGADFVFDVRFLKNPFYLKELRTLTGKDKEVQDYVMSFAEAKTFYDHLLALLSFVIPEFKKVSKPVLEVAIGCTGGQHRSVTFAELLAKDLKLQGLEVTLLHRDMDKNVHVVKKRENKL; encoded by the coding sequence CAGGCCATGCAGATTCTTGAGGAACTGGGCTTTTTTTGTGTCGATAATCTGCCGCCCCAGCTGATTCCCACCTTTCTGGAACTGTGTCAGGAATCCGCAAAAAACCTCGATAAAGTCGCATTAGTAACAGACATTCGGGGAGAAATTTTCAGGGATCCCTCCTGCGAAGAAAAGGTATACTACCAGATCAAAGATCAGGTTCGGTACTTTTTTCTTGATGCCAGAGATGATGTACTGATCTCCCGTTATCAGGAAAGCCGCCGCAGCCACCCCCTATCGGAAATTAGTGGCAGCCTGATCGAAGCCATAGCCAGGGAGCGCCAAAGTCTGGCTTATCTAAAAGACCTGGCTGATGTGGTCATCGATACCTCGGAGATCACGACCGCGGAACTTAGAGAAACCCTCTTAAAAGCTTTAAATCGTGAAGAAACGCAAATTAAAACAAAAGTTAAACTATACTCATTTGGCTATAAATATGAAAGCCCAGTGGGGGCTGATTTTGTTTTCGATGTCCGTTTCCTTAAAAATCCTTTCTATTTAAAGGAGTTAAGAACCCTGACCGGTAAGGATAAAGAAGTGCAGGATTATGTCATGTCCTTTGCCGAAGCAAAGACCTTTTATGACCACCTTCTGGCGCTGCTGTCCTTTGTCATCCCCGAGTTTAAAAAAGTTTCCAAACCGGTGTTGGAAGTGGCTATCGGCTGTACCGGCGGTCAGCATCGTTCGGTGACCTTTGCTGAACTTTTAGCTAAGGATCTTAAACTGCAGGGCCTGGAAGTAACCCTCCTGCATCGGGATATGGATAAAAACGTCCATGTCGTCAAAAAAAGAGAAAATAAATTGTGA